ACTCTTTGTATCAACTGGCTGTCATGTTTGTACTTCTGTATGCTGGACCGATGCTCTTTGATATCGATGATGGAAAGAATCGTGAGCTGCGGGCCACTCCTGGCATGCACTTCACACTCATCTTTAACACCTTCGTTTTTAtgcaggtgggtgtggcttgtaggtgtggtcccactgggcagaaatactgtattgtgttgtgttgttTGTCTGTTCCATTTGCCTTTGATTGAAATGTCTTCCAAGTTTTGACTACTTAAGTGCTCATAACTCGAGTTAAGTTTGTGCGTTTTCTCAATTAAAACAtccattttgtagctctttgaaaggccAATCTATTGATATTGCTACTAGATTGAATCATTGGCTGCTTACCAAAATAGGTCTTATGAGCATAATTAATGTTGTTTGTCTTCACAGTATGATCTCTgagcagtgtacatgtattataaaaaaaaattactGTTACActgtttttttatttttagatTTTCAACGAGATCAACGCTCGTAAGGTCCACGGTGAGCGCAATGTGTTTAGCGGGATCTTCAAAAACTGGATCTTCGTAGCCGTGATGATAGTGCAAGTTTCTGTCCAGATCATCATCGCTCAGTTTGGATCATTTGTGTTCAACACCAGTGGGCTGAACTGGGAGCTGTGGATGTGGTCCATCTTCATAGGTTCTACTGAGCTCATCGTTTGGCAGGTAGGGGGCGtggttatataattatggcgtaATAGTGACAAGTGTGACATTTTAGATTTGAAGTTCGGGTAGTCTAATTTCAAtcattttgtggtttttttAAAAGCTGTAACGGAGTTCTttcagacataattattgtgcctACAATTTGATGATTTATCTTTCcgaccccccccccttcaGTTGTACCTGTTCATTCCATTGGATGCCCTCCAGTGGTTGCTCAGGagcattctagtaatacttCAGTTGAGGACACACCGTGAGCCACAGGATCACGTTGACTATGAGGAGAATGATCCACTAGATGAAGAGACGACACCAGCCCAAGTGCTGTGGATGAAGAGTCTCACTCGATTAAGGACACAGGTTaggaagggggtgtggttagtgggtgtggttgggggtggtgggtgggtaagtatacatacagtggaacccatTTTAATGAAAAAGGCCAACTGTGTCAGATctcaaatgaacagtttgtgtacaaaacaacccctcaacaaaggccacctctgtataaaggccaaaacactttgtttcccaaaggtgtccgttatagaggtgATTCCACTGTCCTGTACTAATTACCTGTACTAATTAAGtattaaaattattattattttccaCCCCTCTTAGATACGCGTGGTGAATGCATTCCGTTCTGGTCTTGATTCTGGTTCCGTGTGGTCCGGTTCCATTGCACACCTCCACTCCACCCCCGTTCCTGCCCGCCGCTACAATAAACATCCGTCTGGATTAGAGACGGCGGTTTAGAAACAAACACTGTTTAGACGTGATAGTAAAGTGTCGTAGTAACGAACCTCTTATGAATTATTACTATAGCCTgtaattaaataattatttgtgcagTGTGTTGttctataaaaattattgtcttATGTTGAGACTTTTTGTTAACCTTTTGTGTTTGGTGTTTATCGATTCAAACTTTAATATGAGCAGTTAACGGGACAGTCTAGCCTCTCCTTTGCAGACCTTGGATTGAAGAGAAGACAtatattacataattatatatattgcaGTATCGCAGTTTAAATTTTCGGATGATAAGACGAACATTTCCACCATTCTCTGTATACACAAATGTACCAACcatttattaattattatcaccGTCACATTTTTGTAATAAATTCAGATCCACAAAACAAATTGAAGACATTctgtgagctagctaggtagtCAGTTAGCTAGCATGTATAGTGTCCACTAGAATGAGTTAGATGTCAGATGAATATTCCAACCCAGAGCAATAGGAAGGTGCCACCAAAGCCCAGGAACAATGCAGACCACAGAGAGAGGAGGAGCTCCTTAGGGAGGTTGCGGGAGAACTTGGTACTAGTCACTTCATATCTAGAGAGAGTGGGTTAAGGAAGAAACAgtctgtgtggtgtgtgtgtgcgtgggtgggagtgtgtgtgtgtgggggggagtgtgtgtgtgtgcgtgggtgggagtgtgtgtgtgtgtgtggggggagtgtggctgtgtgtgtgaacaGAGTACAAAAACGTCCTAAcgacaccacacacactaagcACACAACTACACCATCCGCCCACTCATACAGTAGGATACACAAAGAACCAGGCCATGAAGAAGAGACCAATACTGAGCAGAGTGATGGCCAGGTGGGGGTACACCGATGGATTCACTGGGCTCACGTAGCGAACCATAGAATCCAAATCCTGTGTGACCAAtacaataacataattattatgtgtatggACATGTGTATTGTACTGGATCCTAAGGCTTGGTTCTGGAATTGGCTATGAAATATGAAGGGGTAGTCTGTTAGTATGACTCTGAACTCACCAAACTCATTGTGATGATCTTCTAGAGACGAATTATCAAGCTTTAAAGAAGTCCCAAAGAATCGACTGCAGCATGGAGGATGGTGTGCTTTAAGTAGAAAACCACAAGGTTCACAAAGGTCGAATTGAGGTAGCAGGGTTCACAGAGGTCAATCTAATAAATGTCACGTGCTGCAGCAAAGGTTTCTTTAATTAGCTCTAAAAGGACTGCCTCTCTGTACGGCTATTATTAAGCAGTGGACGTGTATACAACAAGCTCAGTGCGATCATGGTAAGTCACACGCATTAGCTAAGACCTAGCAAGCCTTATATTAGCAGTAAATCCGCTGTAATCACTAAAAAATGGCTCAACCATGTcccaacccacacacacccaggcTGCCACCCTCAAGCCCTACCTGAACGCTGTACGTTGCTCACTCACGGCTGCTATGTGTGTAGAGAACTTTGAGAGTCAAGTGGTGGAGCGTCACAACAAACCAGAAGTTGAAGTCAggtaaatacatgtattgcGACCATATTAGGTCATTGTGTATCTGTCTGTTGTCCGTTTAAAGTACGTGTTGTTTTAGAGTCGAAATCGAAAACAATATAGAGATTTTGTGAGCATTAGTTCCCTTTAAATAgagaggtcaatagtgatagcattgtaattgtagggacagtactgagtggtctcaatagagaggtggtctctttagggaggtcaatagtgatagcattgtagggacagtactgagtggtctcaatagagaggtggtctctttagggaggtcaatagcaTTAATGTAGAGACATGTTTCTCCTTCCATTGTAGGAGTAGCAAAGAGCTGCTCCTGACTCCGCTGATTGTCAGTAGGAACGAAAAGGAGAAAGTTCAGATTGAGGCCTCGATTAACTCCATTCGAGTCTCCATAGCAATCAAACAGGTGAGCAAAGGGTTAATTTAACAGTTATTtttctggtgtgtgtgtgtatatcaACGAAAAAAAAAGTGATAAATTCTGTTTTTCTCTTCTGTTAGGCTGATGAGATTGAGAAGATTTTGTGTAAGAAATTCATGCGCTTCATGATGATGAGAGCAGAACACTTCTTCATCCTCCGACGCAAGCCAGTCGATGTGAGTGATGAGTTGTTTTTGTTGTTCTGTTAATTAAGTTTCTAAAGTGATGATCATTACCTGTTTTTGTCCTCTTGTACACAGGGCTATGACATCAGTTTCCTTATTACAAACTTCCACACGGAACAAATGTTCAAGCACAAGTTGGTCGACTTCGTAGTTCAGgtaccccctcacacacacacacacacacttaacTGTTCGTGCCACGTACCTTACTccccctcaccacacacaccctaacaCACCCTCACAGTTTATGGAGGACATTGACAAGGAGATCAGTGAGATGAAGATCACACTCAACGCAAGAGCTCGTGTCGTGGCAGAGGAGTTCCTCAAAAATGTGAGAATCAGTATTTCGATAATTTATTACACCAAGCCGGATTAAAGACCTCGTGTAAACGGGACTTACAGTTTAcaatttacagctgaagttaGTCGTTTGCTTCTGTCTAAATTCACAGGCTTTATTTGACTGTCACTGTTtgtaacttgttgtgtgtttTCTTTTCTGCAGTTTTAAGCTCGAGTTTCAATGGACACAAGTAGATGGTTCCCTAGCAGAATTATTGTTAGTTTTGATTTGCGTGTATTTATAGATGTGAATTTgtaccacatacatgtacaataattaaattttattataattattattattgacttTTAATGTTCAATGGGTTGAGGCCAGACCTCAAGGGGATAAGTATATGCCGTGTCGTTCATGAGCATAtccgacataattataattatgatggagGGCTGGattagctgggcggagcccggcacccgttcccgtcagggacgatcgggctccgcccaactagggcTGGATAGCTTCGTCCCCACACCCACTTATTACCTGCCATTTTGGTTGATGTCATTGtgcaaaacttaatgaaatgatctttaccaaaaatggacattgatgccAAAAATTATTTCGAGCTatttttttaattaattttaattatatataattttaacacaataattatagctagctagctggagttGTGCTGAAGAGTCACATGCACCTGCAACCCACACAAATCATGAAAAGAAGCCCTACTAAAAGTAAACATGTGTAATAACAAAATGAATACAGTTATTAGAGGTAGGGGGCAATGCAGCAGTCAAATACATCCTTGTTTCCATGCCACTGTGTGTGCTGCACCCCAGGGATGATGTGGCTGTGGATGGCCCCTCTTGAGTGGAGAGTTTGGAGACCAAACGTGTTCTTTACAAAATACTGCAAAAGGAAACATTCCACTCACATTCGTAGAATTTCGTGCAATTAGCTAATTACACACTTTTTGATTTTCCatgtcaataattatctcGTTCTCATCATAGAATGCAAATTGGCTGCAGGAAAGAGGATCGATAGCTGTCATCGTGAATGATTCCAGCAGCTCACCTTGACTGCCAGGGAGTGATGACACCATCGTCAGGGCCACCAGTCAACACCAGCTGCTCAACCCGCTCAAAGTTGGTCTTGTGGGAGGAGTCACTAGGATGGTTGAGGGGGTAGAGGAAGGAACTGTACTCCTTGTAGAGCTCCCACTGATAGGGATCTGAGAGAAGATATAGATACTCAGATGAAACCTACCCCTCTAATAGTTGGCCACTGAAATATCCTGCCCCAATCTTGAGTATAACACGCTTGAGAGGAAAGGGATTGTGCATTATGCTGACCAACCACGCATAACTACACTCACTCATAAAGACCGTCCATAGCATGGTCTGGGAAGATGTTGTCCAGGTACACACTCTCTGCAGGGAGAAggctaatacacacacacacacacacacacacacacacacacacacacacacacacacacacacacacacacacacacacacacacacacacacacacacacacacacacacacacacacacacacacacacacacacacacacacacacacacacacacacacacacacacacacacacacacacacacacacacacacacacacacacacacacacacacacacacacacacacacacacacacacacacacacacacacacacacactactatctatttgatgcctgttgctaattctaagaaccaaaatttgaGGTTAATGTTTGTTGTATGCTTGCTTCAGTTTAACCACATAGAAGAACCCACATTCCCCAATCCCactatcaactacatgtaccacaaaacctgacccagacaatacagggttgtactttatacctaagcccccctcagaagttttcttttaaaagccaacttgaagtatcacagcaaccaatatcaagtccaagttagaagataagtcttataatttatgtcagcTTGACCTCAACATTTTAcagctttacaataattattcagcatggccccaatgtgaatagatgtacaataactattgggtgttatatagcactgtagttgcatgtgtatgtgactgaatgcaacagatgaatggggagagttggtgcaccattaaagactctttaacccatcattctcggctctccaggccgagcatctgtgtgcttttctgtttctgtctgtttctgtgttgtgtgtaccttTAGTCAATTAAAGAAATCAGATCAGCATGACCACCCCCCAgtaacatacatgtgtacatagataactaattatgagtacagtactgtaatcTATAAATATAGTAGGATGTGTAATAATGTAAAGTAATACTAAGGATAAAGAAAAGGCACAGCGCTGACAGCATTTTTCTTAAAAAAGCACAGAaagacacatacatgtaacaggtCAAATTCTATCAAttactacatctacatgtacatataattacccaaaccccccccccctggccTCCCTTGAGAGTAGTTAAAACCAGCAGATTAGACCCAAAAAACACAATTCATGCAAGTAAAGACTAGATCACAAGAGTTGAAGGTAATAAAGTACAAATAAATAAAACTACatattagtataataatagttagaagcatgaatataaataatagctagctagcttaccagCTTGAAATTAGTTATTCCTGCAACCATTCATGTCTCATaagtttaatttgtaaatgCATTATAAGGAAATAGGAGAGGTGGTTACCCAATTCTACGGTCAGATAAGGCAGTTCCTCGCAATTTATTTTTTCgtttcaacccctccaacacacacacacacacacacacacacacacacacacacacacacacacacacacacacacacacacacacacacacacacacactactatctatttgatgcctgttgctaattctaagaaccaaaatttgaGGTTAATGTTTGTTGTATGCTTGCTTCAGTTTAACCACATAGAAGAACCCACATTCCCCAATCCCactatcaactacatgtaccacaaaacctgacccagacaatacagggttgtactttatacctaagcccccctcagaagttttcttttaaaagccaacttgaagtatcacagcaaccaatatcaagtccaagttagaagataagtcttataatttatgtcagcTTGACCTCAACATTTTAcagctttacaataattattcagcatggccccaatgtgaatagatgtacaataactattgggtgttatatagcactgtagttgcatgtgtatgtgactgaatgcaacagatgaatggggagagttggtgcaccattaaagactctttaacccatcattctcggctctccaggccgagcatctgtgtgcttttctgtttctgtctgtttctgtgttgtgtgtaccttTAGTCAATTAAAGAAATCAGATCAGCATGACCACCCCCCAgtaacatacatgtgtacatagataactaattatgagtacagtactgtaatcTATAAATATAGTAGAATGTGTAATAATGTAAAGTAATACTAAGGATAAAGAAAAGGCACAGCGCTGACAGCATTTTTCTTAAAAAAGCACAGAaagacacatacatgtaacaggtCAAATTCTATCAAttactacatctacatgtacatataattacccaaaccccccccccctggccTCCCTTGAGAGTAGTTAAAACCAGCAGATTAGACCCAAAAAACACAATTCATGCAAGTAAAGACTAGATCACAAGAGTTGAAGGTAATAAAGTACAAATAAATAAAACTACatattagtataataatagttagaagcatgaatataaataatagctagctagcttaccagCTTGAAATTAGTTATTCCTGCAACCATTCATGTCTCATaagtttaatttgtaaatgCATTATAAGGAAATAGGAGAGGTGGTTACCCAATTCTACGGTCAGATAAGGCAGTTCCTCGCAATTTATTTTTTCgtttcaacccctccaacacacacgtGCTCCTCGAGTACGGGGCTGAGTCTGTGGCGTTGGGTCTATGCCCTCTGGCATTGCGCCTTATGTGGCTGGGCCTCTCGTTTCGGGCTCAGTCGAGGAATCTGGTTTCGATATGAAGTCACTGCCCTTAGTTTATGTGGTCCACTTCTCACAACCCTAGGTTATTTAACTGAAATTTATTTAACTGAAAACCAATTAATTTGAAGAGACTGAATGGCTACTTGAATATCGGCTATATACATACTGAATTTCAACACTTAAATGTTTTCACAGCCATGAATAAACAAGCTAAAGAATTCCTAAAAGCCAAATCGGCTCAGTATCAGAAACTTCGCTCAGCTGTCTCTATCCTAGAGGAAAACATTCAAAGGCAAAACCAACTGAAATTAGGAGCGATCCCGGAAGAATTCATACCGAAACCTAACTTAACCTGCGAAAACGACACTTTCCATCAACAATTTCTATCAGAATACTCCCACATCTTCACAAAATATCTAGAAGCAGTAATAACCAGCAACAACCAGAGTTTGGCCCAAACAAAGACGGCACTAGAATCTCTTGTGAATGACACAGAACGAGATTTACTTAAATTTGAAATACGTGACACAGATATCCAAATACAATACAGAAAATTCCTAAAAGAAAACAAGATCCACGGACACGTCCCCACACCTGAGTTGCAAATCAGACTAAATAAAAAACATCGGCCGCCAAGGCTTTCTCTCGGTGCGAAACGCAATACTCGCAGAAAACGGTGTAGAGAAATGTCTCAACACCCAATAGCCCAAAAAATTCCCAAAACATCACAAACTCCTTTTTTATGGGAAGGCCCCCAACCGAAACACAACCCACCAGGTGCGTCCACAATCTGAGCTCACTCACCCTCACCACTGCCGAATCACAATTACTAAATAAAGACCTAAGCTTCGCACTCACCAAAAACTTATGTAGTACGGAACCCAAATTACAACTGTTACGAGAGTTTAACGAATACTCAAAGTCACTTAGAAGAATATACACTAACTCTATATATTATCGCACGCCGAAACCAGTAAAAAGTGGTATACCCACAACGACAGAAAAAGTACATAGACCAATGCGATTCCTACCAACAACCACATACTCTTCTTTTAATGATACATACAATAGTGGATACAGAAATGTCGAACAATACATTTCCGTCACAAAAGATAATATCAATGACCAGTTACACGAAATCTTCAAGCCCAAAACAAATGTCACACTCGCAGAATCTTTAGCACTACAAAAattcaaaaaacaaaaaaatcgaGTCACCATTAAGCCAGCAGATAAGAACTTAGGCGTAGTTATAATGGACACCACAGACTACGTCCAACAATGCCTCCTAATCTTACTAGACGATAAGGTATATAAAAGAACCGCCGAGTATCCCACCACCAAAATCACCAACCAACTCCAAGAAGTTCTGTCAAAATACCATACCACACTCACTAGTACCGATAAGCGGCTAAAACGATTCGTTCTCCCCAATAAAGACATTTTCCAAATTCCACAATTTTACGGCATTCCGAAAATTCATAAACAATTCAAAAAACTGCCACCAGTCAGACCCATAGTTGCAAACTGTAATTCTCCACTAACGCCAGCTAGTAAGCTCTTAGATCATGTGCTTCAACCCCTAGCTCAAACGTACGAAGATTACCTACAAAATTCCGCTTGTTTGTCACTAATTCTAGAAGACTTACAAATTCCCGACAATGCGCTATTAGTAGCAATTGACGTCGACTCATTGTATCCCTCCATTCCTCAAGAGGAATGTCTGCAGATAATATACACCGAAATGTTAAGTCATAGGTACACGTTGCTGCTAGACCCAAATCTAATCATCCAACTTCTACAAATATGCGTTAATCACAATTATTTCGAGTTTGGACCAGTTACATTCCAACAAATACAAGGTACAGCAATG
This region of Halichondria panicea chromosome 12, odHalPani1.1, whole genome shotgun sequence genomic DNA includes:
- the LOC135345853 gene encoding transmembrane protein 258-like, whose product is MSLDLDSMVRYVSPVNPSVYPHLAITLLSIGLFFMAWFFVYEVTSTKFSRNLPKELLLSLWSALFLGFGGTFLLLWVGIFI
- the LOC135345852 gene encoding actin-related protein 2/3 complex subunit 4 translates to MAATLKPYLNAVRCSLTAAMCVENFESQVVERHNKPEVEVRSSKELLLTPLIVSRNEKEKVQIEASINSIRVSIAIKQADEIEKILCKKFMRFMMMRAEHFFILRRKPVDGYDISFLITNFHTEQMFKHKLVDFVVQFMEDIDKEISEMKITLNARARVVAEEFLKNF